A region of Chitinophaga horti DNA encodes the following proteins:
- a CDS encoding LytR/AlgR family response regulator transcription factor, whose amino-acid sequence MQKLRCIAIDDEPLALDVIVDYIQKTPFLELVLSTTNVLEALPTVESGGADLIFLDIQMPQLNGLQFMKIIFGKARVILTTAYPQYALEGYEHDVVDYLLKPIAYDRFYKSAQKAVAVIRPAQPLPIAEKPADTPGFIFVKTDNKMVKLQLADILYVEGLKDYISIQTTTEKIITLQNMKRMEKILPAPRFMRVHKSYIVSLEKTDTIERSRIFIGKDVIPIGDTYRDALFQVIEGRE is encoded by the coding sequence ATGCAAAAGCTTCGCTGCATAGCGATTGATGACGAGCCGCTGGCGCTGGATGTGATCGTTGATTACATTCAGAAAACGCCTTTCCTGGAACTGGTGTTAAGCACGACCAATGTGCTGGAAGCCTTACCTACTGTGGAAAGCGGTGGTGCCGATCTTATTTTCCTGGATATACAAATGCCGCAGCTCAATGGCTTGCAGTTCATGAAAATTATTTTCGGAAAAGCACGTGTAATACTCACCACCGCCTATCCGCAGTATGCACTGGAAGGTTATGAACACGATGTGGTAGACTATCTGCTTAAACCCATTGCTTATGATCGCTTTTACAAGTCGGCCCAAAAAGCAGTGGCGGTTATTCGTCCAGCCCAACCTCTGCCCATAGCGGAAAAGCCTGCCGACACACCAGGGTTCATCTTCGTAAAAACGGATAACAAAATGGTGAAGCTGCAACTGGCCGACATCCTGTATGTGGAAGGCCTCAAAGACTACATCTCCATACAAACCACTACCGAAAAGATCATCACGCTGCAGAATATGAAGCGGATGGAAAAGATATTACCCGCCCCCCGGTTCATGCGCGTACATAAGTCCTACATTGTATCACTCGAAAAAACCGATACCATCGAACGCAGCCGCATTTTTATCGGGAAGGACGTGATCCCCATCGGGGATACTTATCGTGACGCGCTGTTCCAGGTAATAGAGGGACGGGAATAG
- a CDS encoding sensor histidine kinase: MTPSQRQRLFTLLLFITVVVVDFYLNITIDFTFNIWGTSFTILKLAVFYINYQWLHPKLLERKKYVAWILAVMALVLGAISLRYLVEEILFLRWFGVHNYFNNTPLSYYFKDNYLRFGTWIFFGSAVRFGQQWLRMRGEQRELEKQRLSAEVSFLKSQINPHFLFNTLNSIYSLSYQHSEKAPAAILKLSEIMRYMLYDTEDKRVPLEKEIRYLHNFVELQKMRFKETIYADLLVEGEVTHQHIAPLLLIAFVENAFKHGVLNDPADPVIIQLTLNDDSLQLYVQNRVNLLGKDETGGIGVTNIKRRLALLYPQKHELHIETRNDYYICELNLQLN, from the coding sequence ATGACGCCATCGCAACGACAAAGATTATTCACGCTGCTGCTGTTCATCACAGTAGTGGTGGTGGATTTCTACCTGAACATCACCATCGATTTCACTTTCAATATATGGGGCACAAGCTTTACCATATTGAAGCTGGCCGTCTTTTATATCAACTACCAATGGCTGCATCCCAAGCTGCTGGAGCGTAAAAAGTATGTTGCATGGATCCTCGCCGTCATGGCGCTAGTACTGGGCGCCATCAGCCTGCGCTACCTGGTAGAAGAAATACTGTTTCTCCGCTGGTTTGGCGTGCATAACTATTTTAACAATACGCCGCTGTCGTACTACTTTAAAGACAATTACCTGCGCTTCGGCACGTGGATCTTTTTCGGCAGCGCAGTCCGCTTCGGGCAGCAATGGCTTCGTATGCGGGGCGAGCAGCGCGAGTTGGAAAAGCAACGCCTGAGTGCGGAAGTATCTTTTCTCAAGTCGCAGATCAATCCGCATTTCCTGTTTAATACGCTCAACAGCATCTACTCATTATCGTATCAACACTCAGAAAAAGCACCCGCGGCCATCCTGAAACTATCGGAGATTATGCGGTATATGCTGTACGATACCGAAGACAAACGTGTACCGCTGGAAAAAGAAATACGCTACCTGCACAACTTCGTGGAGTTGCAGAAGATGCGTTTTAAGGAAACGATTTATGCGGATCTGTTGGTGGAAGGCGAGGTAACGCATCAACATATTGCACCACTATTATTGATCGCGTTTGTCGAGAACGCCTTTAAACACGGCGTACTTAATGATCCGGCCGACCCGGTGATCATACAACTGACACTGAATGACGACAGTCTGCAACTGTATGTGCAGAACCGTGTCAACCTGCTGGGCAAGGATGAAACGGGCGGCATCGGGGTAACGAATATCAAACGCCGGCTCGCGTTGTTATATCCGCAAAAACACGAGCTGCACATCGAAACGAGGAACGACTACTATATTTGTGAACTGAACCTGCAATTAAACTGA
- a CDS encoding outer membrane beta-barrel family protein, with protein sequence MKPVFTFVLVFLQLYLYGQGRVTGRVAGPAAPFATIALLKATDSSLVRGGQCDSLGRFDLPAAYGHYMLAAGKTYSTPFILDSVRTSVELLLEPAATALKEVSVTASKPYIEQQIDKLVLNVENSVMAAGNTIFDLLLHAPGMKQDQDENLVMMGKPGVQIWIDGRPSPLSGEALRTWLKNQPADVVAKIELIAHPSARYDAAGGAGIINIRLKKNVQQGANGNVYTSLAAGRYPKGSAGLNMNYRKNQLNFFGNYSYSYSESFNYRTQSTTSAGKPVMSYDNYWHPIGHYHYLNAGADYKPDSRTTIGLLVNGNLSATDATTDANTVVYDLQSTLRARSAATDRWHRLGYNLNFLRELDTLGSTFNMDADYSRYDKTAREGITNDDGYHIFILRNAAPVNVAAASFKADYVKYFTKTLRIEGGIKVNHVRTDNDIRYDSLLQQKWVLDKARSNQFVYTEQIQAVYIAVAREWKQLTVQAGLRAERTDATGHSVTLGQQVQRRYIDLFPSVNILKKINENNTLSFSYARRIDRPSYQSLNPFAVAIDPYNIRTGNPYLRAAYNNTFELRHGFRQFLWTTLYYRRGSNDVNSIYLQDDVTKIQTVTYQNIGSSDYGYISVSAGGPITSWWQMDLSGGFGYAAYRSATFETGNWGAETSLDNTFTFCKDLRLMISMFYNTAAPGAQRLQRANYGGSISANKPVFNKRGRVSLSVQDPFNLQRYDADIYTNASTIRWINRWESRKVSVSFSWKFGSQQIKAARERKSGLGDVEKRVNM encoded by the coding sequence ATGAAACCAGTTTTTACTTTCGTTCTCGTTTTTTTACAGCTTTACCTGTACGGCCAGGGTCGGGTTACAGGCCGCGTGGCCGGTCCGGCAGCGCCTTTCGCCACCATCGCATTATTAAAAGCAACCGACAGCAGCCTGGTACGGGGCGGGCAATGCGATAGCCTCGGCCGGTTCGATCTGCCTGCCGCTTACGGCCATTATATGTTGGCTGCGGGCAAAACTTACAGTACGCCTTTTATATTGGACAGTGTTCGCACGTCTGTGGAACTACTGCTCGAACCCGCCGCCACCGCGTTAAAAGAAGTGAGCGTTACCGCCAGCAAACCTTATATAGAACAACAGATCGACAAGCTGGTGCTGAATGTGGAGAATAGTGTGATGGCCGCCGGCAACACTATATTCGACTTGCTGTTACACGCTCCCGGTATGAAGCAGGACCAGGACGAGAACCTGGTAATGATGGGGAAACCCGGCGTGCAGATATGGATAGACGGCCGTCCGTCACCATTATCAGGCGAGGCATTACGCACCTGGTTAAAGAACCAGCCGGCCGATGTAGTGGCTAAGATAGAGCTGATCGCCCATCCCTCGGCGCGTTACGATGCGGCGGGTGGGGCAGGCATTATCAACATCCGCCTGAAGAAAAATGTACAGCAGGGCGCTAATGGCAATGTATACACCTCACTCGCAGCAGGAAGGTATCCCAAAGGTAGCGCGGGGCTGAATATGAACTACCGAAAAAACCAGCTGAACTTCTTCGGCAACTACAGTTACAGTTATTCCGAGTCGTTTAACTACCGCACCCAAAGCACCACGAGCGCGGGCAAACCCGTAATGAGCTATGATAATTACTGGCACCCCATCGGTCATTATCATTACCTGAATGCCGGTGCCGATTATAAGCCTGACAGCCGCACCACGATCGGTTTACTGGTGAATGGTAACCTGAGCGCCACCGATGCCACCACGGACGCCAATACGGTCGTATACGATCTCCAAAGCACGCTCAGGGCCCGCTCCGCCGCAACGGACCGCTGGCATCGTTTGGGCTACAACCTGAACTTCCTCCGCGAACTCGATACACTCGGCAGCACTTTTAATATGGATGCGGATTACTCCCGCTACGATAAAACCGCCCGCGAAGGCATTACCAACGATGACGGTTACCACATTTTTATATTGCGCAACGCCGCACCAGTAAATGTTGCCGCCGCATCCTTCAAAGCAGATTATGTAAAGTATTTCACTAAAACCCTGCGGATAGAAGGCGGCATTAAAGTGAATCATGTGCGTACCGATAACGACATCCGCTATGATTCCTTATTACAACAAAAGTGGGTGCTGGATAAAGCCCGCAGCAACCAGTTCGTGTATACGGAGCAGATACAGGCGGTCTATATTGCCGTTGCCCGGGAGTGGAAGCAGCTAACCGTACAGGCAGGCCTGCGCGCAGAACGTACGGATGCTACAGGTCATTCGGTGACGCTCGGCCAGCAGGTGCAGCGCCGGTACATCGACTTGTTCCCAAGTGTCAACATCCTGAAGAAGATCAATGAAAACAATACACTCAGTTTTAGTTACGCCCGCCGCATCGACCGGCCATCGTATCAATCGTTAAATCCATTCGCAGTAGCGATCGATCCGTATAATATCCGTACGGGTAACCCGTACCTGCGCGCGGCGTACAACAACACGTTTGAGCTACGACACGGCTTCCGGCAGTTTTTGTGGACGACGCTGTACTATCGCCGCGGCAGCAATGACGTGAACAGCATTTACCTGCAAGACGATGTGACCAAAATACAGACCGTCACCTATCAGAACATTGGCAGCAGCGACTACGGCTATATTTCCGTAAGCGCCGGCGGCCCGATCACCAGCTGGTGGCAGATGGACCTGAGCGGTGGTTTCGGTTACGCTGCCTATCGCTCCGCCACTTTCGAAACAGGCAACTGGGGCGCGGAAACCAGCCTGGATAACACTTTCACCTTTTGTAAAGACCTCCGCCTGATGATCAGCATGTTCTATAACACCGCCGCTCCCGGTGCGCAACGGTTACAACGGGCCAACTACGGCGGCAGCATCAGTGCTAATAAACCGGTGTTCAATAAACGCGGTCGCGTAAGCCTCAGCGTGCAGGATCCGTTTAACCTGCAACGTTATGATGCGGACATCTATACCAATGCCTCCACCATTCGCTGGATCAACCGTTGGGAGAGCCGGAAAGTGAGTGTAAGTTTCTCCTGGAAGTTCGGTAGTCAGCAGATTAAGGCGGCGCGCGAAAGGAAAAGTGGATTGGGGGATGTGGAGAAGAGGGTGAATATGTAG